The proteins below are encoded in one region of Nitrospirota bacterium:
- a CDS encoding efflux RND transporter periplasmic adaptor subunit, with the protein MKPETNRETDIARTLGMEEASDRGRHFKRWLIVGLVLLALATAVVLWWREAGNKPPVYKTQEARRGNLIVTVTATGTLEPVNQVDVGSEVSGTIETVQVDNNDQVKAGEVLARLDTDKLQAQVQQSEAALESARAGLLEAQATAVEARNDLARLKHVWEQSKGKVPSQRDIDAAEATVKRAEAGVAIAKAAISETRATLDANRTNLSKAVIRSPINGVVLNRNVEPGQTVAASLQAPVLFTLAEDLTKMELHVAVDEADVGQVKEGQEAVFTVDAYPDRSFRARITQVRFGSQTLEGVVTYETVLSVDNADLSLRPGMTATADITVEKIEDATLVPNAALRFAPPERVKKAPSNNNRSLIRRIFPHPRRTPSERPRTEAANQRLKRVWTLKGGRLVPLDIATGSSDGLMTEVLSGDVEPGTALVVDIEVPGK; encoded by the coding sequence GATATTGCCCGCACGCTGGGCATGGAAGAGGCATCGGACCGGGGCAGGCACTTCAAGAGATGGCTCATCGTGGGGCTCGTTCTGCTGGCACTGGCCACGGCCGTGGTTCTGTGGTGGAGAGAGGCCGGGAACAAACCCCCGGTGTACAAGACCCAGGAGGCCCGGCGTGGGAACCTCATCGTAACGGTCACCGCCACGGGGACGCTGGAGCCCGTAAACCAGGTGGACGTGGGAAGCGAGGTATCGGGGACCATAGAGACCGTCCAGGTCGACAATAACGACCAGGTGAAGGCCGGCGAGGTGCTCGCGCGGCTGGACACCGACAAGCTCCAGGCCCAGGTGCAGCAATCCGAGGCCGCGCTGGAATCGGCGCGGGCCGGGCTCCTGGAAGCACAGGCCACCGCGGTGGAGGCGCGCAACGACCTGGCGCGGCTCAAACACGTATGGGAACAAAGCAAAGGGAAGGTGCCCTCACAGCGCGACATCGACGCCGCCGAGGCGACCGTGAAACGGGCGGAAGCCGGGGTGGCCATCGCGAAGGCCGCGATATCCGAGACCCGGGCCACCCTGGACGCAAACAGGACGAACCTCTCCAAAGCGGTCATCCGCTCACCGATAAACGGCGTCGTCCTGAACCGGAACGTCGAGCCCGGGCAGACCGTGGCGGCCTCTCTTCAGGCCCCCGTTCTGTTCACCCTGGCCGAGGACCTGACGAAGATGGAGCTCCACGTGGCCGTGGACGAGGCCGACGTGGGGCAGGTGAAGGAAGGGCAGGAGGCCGTCTTCACCGTGGACGCCTACCCGGACCGGAGCTTCCGGGCCAGGATTACCCAGGTGCGTTTCGGCTCGCAGACCCTGGAGGGCGTCGTTACCTACGAGACGGTGCTCAGCGTGGACAACGCCGACCTCTCGCTCAGGCCCGGCATGACGGCCACGGCGGACATCACGGTGGAGAAGATAGAGGACGCCACTCTCGTGCCCAACGCGGCTCTCCGCTTCGCGCCGCCCGAACGCGTGAAGAAGGCTCCTTCCAACAACAACCGAAGCCTTATCCGCAGAATCTTTCCGCATCCGCGCAGGACGCCGTCGGAAAGGCCCAGGACCGAGGCGGCGAATCAGAGGCTCAAACGCGTCTGGACGTTGAAAGGGGGACGGCTCGTGCCCCTTGACATCGCCACCGGGTCCTCCGACGGGCTGATGACCGAGGTCCTGAGCGGTGACGTCGAGCCCGGGACGGCCCTGGTCGTGGATATCGAGGTCCCCGGGAAGTGA
- a CDS encoding ABC transporter ATP-binding protein, with protein sequence MRALRGIDLSIESGDFVAVMGPSGSGKSTCMNILGFLDTPTSGAYLFQGLDVSKLSRNKRALLRRHYLGFVFQGYNLLDRTSALENVELPLVYRGTPVAERHARALLALEAVGLRGWEKHTPAELSGGEQQRVAIARALVTEPDVLLADEPTGNLDSARSREIMEMLARFNHERGITVVMVTHEPDMAAYAKRTMRFIDGLLDADERNGQAA encoded by the coding sequence ATGCGGGCTCTGCGCGGCATCGACCTGAGCATCGAAAGCGGCGATTTCGTCGCCGTGATGGGGCCGAGCGGATCGGGGAAATCCACCTGCATGAATATCCTGGGCTTTCTGGACACCCCGACGTCCGGGGCGTATCTGTTTCAGGGACTCGACGTCAGCAAACTCTCGCGCAACAAGCGCGCCCTGCTGCGCCGGCACTACCTGGGGTTCGTTTTCCAGGGGTACAACCTCCTGGACCGGACCTCGGCGCTGGAAAACGTGGAGCTGCCCCTGGTCTATCGGGGCACCCCCGTGGCCGAGCGGCACGCCCGCGCCCTCCTGGCCCTTGAAGCCGTCGGCCTGAGGGGCTGGGAGAAACACACCCCCGCCGAGCTCTCCGGAGGGGAGCAACAGCGGGTGGCCATCGCCCGCGCCCTCGTTACCGAGCCCGACGTCCTGCTGGCCGACGAGCCCACGGGAAACCTGGATTCGGCCCGGAGCCGCGAGATCATGGAGATGCTGGCGCGATTCAACCACGAAAGAGGCATAACCGTGGTGATGGTGACCCACGAACCGGACATGGCCGCCTACGCGAAGCGCACCATGCGCTTTATCGACGGCCTCCTGGACGCCGACGAAAGGAACGGCCAAGCCGC